The Hippocampus zosterae strain Florida chromosome 19, ASM2543408v3, whole genome shotgun sequence region cTCTTTTAATACTGTGTTTTCTGCAAAATAACAAACAGGCGTTACTGTAAACTCATTAGGAGGTCAATTTAAACATACATCACCGTAATGGTTCTTACCTTGCTTTTTGGGTTCGCATGGGGCCCGACTACGCTTCTTGGAGTTGGTGGCCAGTGTTGGAATGTAATCAATGGTGTTTTGAGATGGCGGCTTGCTTTTGAACGGGCGAACCCGCGCGCAAGTCAGGAAGCTCTCCAGGTACTTGTACACAGGATCCTTGTCCTCTTCTTGAATCTGCAATTATAGGTTGATGTTGCTCATTTATAGGaaacctttatttattcatttaataatTCATGTAATTATTTTGAACCTGTTGCCTGGGAAGTGCCATATACGGCTTGAGGGGGTTTACAGGGGGCGCACATTGGCTTTTGGGTTGATAGAGCGGATCTGGATCCGCGTCAAAAATATTGCGATTCCACAGTTTATTGGACTGCGAGGTGGAACACGGCTTGTGCTCAAGACTGGTCCCtgctggcagaaaaaaaaacaaccacttgAATGACCATGACCCCTATTGTAGCACTGTTAGGGACAtacaagtaaaaaaattaattaataaatccaaaacacacaaaaattaaaaaaatatgcattcataaatgttttttacagTGTGTCATAGTGGTTAGATATATTCAGGATCACATTTGCATGCTGTCAAGAAAAGATTTGAATATGCCAACTCATAATCTTACCACTATTCACTTCATCCTGCTGCCAAGTATCTTGTGTAGTCCGCTTGGAGCAAGCACAGCCAAACATGCATGCAGGCTGGCGGCAGTGGAGCGGACCCACGACGGGATAACTGAGACTGAAGCACACACAGCCCAGTCGGCAGAACTCTTGTCTGCATTCTGGCCTCGTCATCTTCCGAAGTGGATGTGGGGGGGATTTCTCTGCCTGCTGGTGCAGtgtctgatttaaaaaacagagGAGGAGTGGGAGGAGGTCTCGAGATCTTTTCTGATGGAAATGCTTGACCTTCACATGACTGACTCTGATCATtatcatactgtatattgtgcaATGTACATCAGCAACATTTTTGCGCACGCCCGCCATTTGTTGGTTAGTCAGTTAAGAGCTACTGGACATCACGGATCACAATGAAATATTGTGGTGCAGGTCTGGACAAAGGTGTAAGGCGCTGATGGAGCTTTTGTGGTCGCTGAGTGGATATTTAGACgtgtaaataaaatgcacaattgGCAATTGTTTGGTACCTCTTTGGTTAGCATAGCAGCCAGCGAGGCTGAGACCCTCGTTGGTGTCAGGCACGTTCGGGTACAACCCTGGCTAATGACATCGTCCTCCATTTCCAACAGTTTCTGCTGGACAATCGGTGGGGCAGTTGACGTGATGGCAGTCATCAGCCGGGAAGCCTCCGTTGATCTGACCGCAAGGGGATAGAAAAATGTCCCATTATATAAACATGTTTTATCACATTGATTTTTCGCCATCTGCTGGCAGAAGTGTTCATTAAAGCTGCTTTCAAGGCTTCTCGAGAATGAAAAAGATTTGTGGTTATTTTGATTTAATGAACTAAGTGTTGAGTAAATTTGTCATTCTCGATGCCGCTTAGCCTGTAGAGGATTGTGGTGGTGGGTGGTttgagtgctggagcctaacccagctaaCTTCATGCAAAAGACGGATTACACCCTGAACACATTGCTAGCCAATCGCCACTTCTCAAAATATGACTTGTGCCAAAAGCAGGTCACTAGCCATGGTGTCTGCTAGccagaggctgagctgcactgtattGGTGTGAGTAGCGTGCAAGGCCCCTCATCTATTATGTTTTATGTACTACGTTCCATATGGAACACCGAAAAACACTCCAAGAGAGGAACTCGCCAGCAAGTTGTTACCTCTGTGGATTCGAGGCACGAAGCATGGTGTTGGTCGGAGTTCTCGTCAGGTACGGGGGTGGCGATGTCAATGCAGCATAGAGCAGTGGCTTAAAGGAGAGAGGGCAGGGCTTGTTGTTGATGCCAGCGGGCGTCTTGCGATGCTTGAGGACACTGTCCAGCGTCTTCACGTAGCTGGCGCTTTTAGCGGGCAGCTGGTAGGCCACGGGGGCTTCGGGGCCGGTGGAGAATGCGGCGGCGCGTTCGCTGATCTGCTGGGCCTCGCTCTCCAAGTACTCATCCAGCATGTTGCTGCAGAAGGCCGACAGGTTTTTCTGGGAGCctggaaaaaagaaacaaaatgataTTCATATTTAAAACCCAGTAAGGGACTCGGGAGAAGGTAAAAGCCACCTCACCATCGCTTGGCTGCTTGCTTTGAACAAACTTGTTCTTCCAACCCTTTATTTTAGTCACGTCACTTGTTTTTCCTGTTCGGGAGATGAAAGTCAAACCCTCACCTGCAAAGCAAACGTGCTGAATCAAGCTGTCACTTTCAAAAGGGCACATAAACTACTCGGGCGGGGGAATTCAGCCCTTTCTTGATTAATTTGAGGTTGTTGCTCAGGTGGTTTAATTATCATTTTAGTTGCTTCTGGAGTTCAAAGTGTGCTGTGTCCTGTGCTGCACTATGAGTAGCTAGCTTGCATTTCTGAGGTATGTCTTAACTAGACTTGTGCTGACTTACTGTCATGGTTGAAGGGTGGCAGTGGCAGGCGAACCCCCAAGTAGAGCAGGTCAACGGGCATGCTGGGATCCAGAGAGCTCAACTTCAAGCCcactaaaaaaaagaacacaattcATGTTTGATAttctactattattattataagggcACAGCAAGGGTCATATTTTGTGCCTTGTGTGGAATTGTCATGGTGTCAATGCATCCGCTCACCCTCCTCCAGGACAGGATGGATCACCTGTCTGTGCTTGGCCACTTTGAGGTCCTGTAGTAAAATGGCCTCAAGGCGACCAATCTTCTCCTCTGTAGTCTCTGGAGTGGCCTCTTCTGAAATATGTGAAATGATTAGATTTGCGAGATTAGATACAAATAGTAGAACAACTGTAAAACAACACGTGGGCTTTGTACCAGTTTTCATTTGCTGCGTGGGAGTCATCAGGGAGGAATCAGGTGATACCGGCAGAGACTTGTTGGATGGCTCGGCTCGGATGTGACTCTCCAGAGCTTCCTGTATCACGGAAAAGAAGCCCAGTTGAAAGGCATACGAACATGCTATGGGATGCATCGGCTTGGTACGTCACGCATTGCAGgtattttggggattttttttttttgctgtatagTTGCCATCAATGGGTTTCAtagaaagtgaaaatgaaactgtTATAAGGAAGCCTGAAAAATTACTGCTTAAAAAAAGGAGCTAAGAGCTAAATATTTAGCAATATTGTTATGCAGTTTGGTTTGGTGAAATCTACCATTTTACTATTGTAATAAATTTGCACAGTTATATTTGTATGGCATTATTTTCTGAATAGGATGCTTCAGAAAAAGtgtgcacaaaacaaaaaagtgcaaagaaacaatcaaacaaaaaagctcAGATTCTCTGTGGATACAGCATGGGCAGCAGAGTTAGGAGCCCTCCATAGCTTTTACTCCGTGGAAGAAGAAGCTGCAGGCTAGCTACGATTAGCAGGCACAAGGAGGAGACATCGGTTCCAACCAACGAGTGTAAAACACAACAGGGGAGGTGAAAGTCTGTGCAGGTTCCATGTTCGGCGCGCTAGGTGATGATATTGTTCGAAAGGTCTAACGTTTCCTGATAAATTACCTTTCGTTTCTTGCATTTTAACATGCAGTCCTTCACTCACGTGACTACACAGCCTTGTTTATGTTCACCATAGATAccgcaaaccaaaatggctgccacattTTACAATGAAACACTGTTCCCAATGCCTATCATGTTCGAAGCAAAAAGAATAAGATGTTGCAAGTTATTTGCTTGCCCTGCGATTTGTTTTTCATAATAAAATGTACTTTCCACTTATTTTCATCATGTactatatttattttgaaccACACACTGATCAAAATAAGGTGAGTATAACTCTACTCTTGGGATGGAATGGATTAATTTAATTTcacccatcaatccattttctaatacgcTTGacgaaatatgaaaaaaaatgttttacattttaaaatgtgtattttatggtacacattttatttatatataaataaactgaTGAccagaaaaaacaaccatttatgaCTCTAATTACATTGATTGTGTTTTGGAAACTAAACATTTATGAAGCAGACAAAAACATTGTTGAATCTGTAGTTTGCAGGCATTTACCCTGGTGGCGAATGAGACAAAGGTGAGGCCCTCGACTTCATCCAATTCAGGCTCTGTGGTGGAGCTCGCTGAGGGTCTGCCACAAGCTAAGGTAGCAGGATTCCATCCTCCCTCCAATCTGCTCCAGTGCCCGTTCCTGTTGTTGTGGCGCCGATACAAGGTTCTCTGGAGCGACGGCGCAGAACTCACAGaggatttttggggggtctcAATGTGTAGCCGCTTGCTGGGCGACTTGTCGTCGTCTGTGTTTTCGCCTTTCGTCAGTGAACGTTTCAGTACAATCCTCAAGTCTCCGGCGGCTTGTCTGCCTTGCACGCACTGAGTGACTGAATCGTGGTTGATGGTGGGAGAGAATGTGATTGGCTTCAGGACAAGATTGGACTCTTGTTCAGTGGGAAGATAGGCCGAGTCAGCACTCAGAAGGCTACGAGAAAACACAAATCAACATACAACATACAGCGATGGCTCGATTGGCTTTTCTGCTGCTAAATCTGTCAAACGAGTAATTGGCAATATTGTTTAGCATACACGtttgaagaatttttttttttttataaaaaggaAATTATCGATTACCGGTAAGTTACTTGAGTGAAATATATTTGTGAATCTTGTAAATCTGCAACCTGCAATATAATTGAAGTGATTCTTCTGTTGCCCGGGAACCTCAACAGGTTTATGAATGATCTATTGCAACGGAGTAGCTTAATCTTGCGCCTTGGCGGAGGTTAATGTTCACATAGAGATGAAATCGGTTCACAGGACCGGTACCACGTCCGCAACGTAAACAAAATTTATGTGCAAGTCTGAACATGCTGTAGTTTATCACTTGCCTAATCTAACAAAGAACAGTTAGTAGTAAGAACTGATGACGCCATGAATTGGTTGCTAAATTCGGCTACTTGGTGGATGTAAATGGTTACATGCAGATAAATATTATGATGAAATGAATACATGTGAACCATTTATTCCTATTTGAGAAAAAACTCcatacacccaaaaaaaaaccccaaaaccccTACCTTAGGTCAACAGGTTTGCATTCTGGCTGCTCCTCGGGTGGTTCCATCTTGAGCTGCAGTTTCTCTACCGGGACATCGCTCAAGTTGGGTCCGAACCTGTCCTCCCTGAAGCCCTTGGCGAAAGGATTGTGGTTGATCTTCAGCTGTGTGACGAGAACATTCTGGTAGGTGGTCACTGCCATGAACTCCGTCTGCGGGAAGGTGAACGTCAAGCTTTCGGGTCCCACGACCGGTGGCGTTGTGATGTCGTTGGACAGGGGAATGATGTGGAGCTGGGGAATGTAGCGGTGCATGGAGGTGAGGATGATATGGCCCTCCATGTCTTTGGGGTTGTTGGTGACTTTGAGTTTGTAGAAGGACAACATGCTATCCATGAGGTCCGAGCCGCGGCACGGTGAGTGGTGGTGGGGAAAGGCCCGCGCCGCAACCTGGGCCTGGATCTCTGCCGGGCCCACCACCTCCCACTTGGGGGAGTTCCAGCGGTACTTGTATTTGTCTGAAGGTACAATGGAGAGCATCAGGCTGTAGTGTCGCTCAGGGTCCAGTCCAGCCAGGCGGTAGCGGCAGTAAGGGAACATGCGGCGGCCCTGCTTGGTGAGGATCATCTCCGTGCCGCAGCTGTGGAACTGCTTCCACACGCGGTCGTTCTCCAGGGTCACGCTCACGCCTTTGCACATCAGCATATTAGGTTGCTCATCGTCAGGGTTTGGACGCCCAAAATCCACCACCGCCGATTTTGTGATGCTCGCAGAAAACGCCGGCGAATCCGATGCAGAGGCGATGTGCGAGCCAGCCGGGCTCATCCCCGAGACGGTGGGCAATGCCACAGTGGGCTTTGCCGGGCTGGCCTCGGCAGGAGAGTGGAGGGCTGTCACACTTTTGTTGGTACTCGCCACAGAGATGGCCGTGGTGGGAGAATGAGGTGTGGAGGAAAGGACAGCCGTGGCCGGACCTGAGACGGGGATATTAGCCATGGGTCCCTCTTCAACATGCTGGTCCTGCATAGATACGGGTTGAGGGTGTGTCGCGGGCATCACTAATGCTTGCACTGGATTCACTTCTTCCtagatgaaaataatacataccTCAAAATACAAGATGGCAACCCCCAAAATCACCATTAGAAAGGTGTTTAATATGGGTCCTGGTTTGCTGGTATCTTTATTATCAGAGTGAAGATTATGAATAGATAAATATTCAAACCAGGTTAAAAACGTGGCTCTTTTGCCATAATTCTGATTCAGTGctttcaaagtatttttaaaatcatggtttttGAAAACCTTGTTCTTGCAACTGTATGCCCacacaataaatatatatatatatatatatatatttttttttttttttttactttgcttttaaatctcTTTAACCATGTGACTAGTTTTATGGCATTATGTGAAGCATGTTAAGTTACAGTGTGTATGAAAGGCATTCATTTTGGCTGCATTTACACTGTTCCATGTTTACGCGAATTTTAGTGTGACGTGAGCCTTTTATTTCTCCACATGTAACCCATGCTAAGTTATCTCACGGTACTGCAGTACATCGAATCAAACCAAATCTTTAACTTAAAAATCTACAGAGGTGCACAAACAATCTTTCATTGGAAAGTTATATCTTTCAAGAAAATTGACATTAACAGAAATCTACTGACAATTCATATTGTAAAACAACAGGAAACTCATTGCAACATGCCCTCTCTAACTGAATTGTACTATATTGAATCAAATTGTAAACAATCAATTGTTCTACTTTAAAAGAAACCGTTCTTGACTTGTATCCCACCTCATGTAGTATCAAATCAtttattggagagatgcacccccctgttgttttgctttcattccTTTGATGTGAGTCCAAAAGCCATTCGTACTTATAAGTACAGCTCATAATCCCAGTTGCTGTGCAGAATCCTTGCATCTCCAAAaccttcatttttttcagtttgttgaTCCTTTAACATTACAGTACATCATTaaagagagcaagccattttcaacactttagaaACAACAGTAATTGGGGTAGGGGGTAGACTTAATGAACGTTCGAAAGTTTCATGTTTATGGTATTTTTATGGTTTAAGATTTGAATATAGGCAACGTGTTTAGGAGGGGATGGGGGTCATGATgcctaaatgcaaaaaaaaataagtaaacggGAATAACAGTACACTGACAGTATGGTTCTAAGTTAAACAACAATTGACACTCAAAAAATAGTTTCAACTGCTCATGGATTTCTCCCTAAAAAGACAATTCTGTAGAACGTGAGCTGGTTTAACACAGCACTGCATCACACCCATCGATACATCCGTGACCCACAACGACACAACGTCACTCGTGAGTGTTTTTAAACGTTTTAGTGACTGTTTCTCGTTCGGTCCGACACCGACAAAAGTGGACTTTGACTTTCCCGCTACAAGTGGGACCTTCGACGGCGTGACCGACCAATGGCAGCTCGGTGTCTCCGCGTGGAGGACATGGCTGACACGGCTGGCCAAGGATCCCGTCCTCTTTCAACtcgaaataaatcaaataaaaacgccACGAGAGTCCATGTCGCGTTGACGTGTGGAATTTAAAACGAGATTAAATTCAATTAACGTCGGGTTTTGTTGAAGAGGAGGACAAGTCGACAACGCCATAAAgctacacacaaacatacagagGTGTTAATCGCTATCAAAAGGCACGTCGCCGCTATGTTTACCCCCTCAAATGCTGTCTCATATCCGTCTAAATGTTAATAATATCGTAAAGCCACACGAAGTGATGGGGTCTTGGGGAGAAGCAAGAGAGTGAGAGATAAATAGAAAGAGTGCTTAGGCAGGCCGCCACTCACCAAGTTGGAAAAGTTGCAGTTTCCTCAAACGCCTCACCTCTCCGCTCCGGCAGGCCCGCCTCGTGCGTGGCCTCGGTGGCGGCCGTGCAAGCCGACTTGCGCCGGCAGAGTGTCGGAggggacacacaaacactcctAAACTGTTGGTCCGTCGAGGCAAAGTGGCAAATAATCGAGGCCGGAGAGAGCCACGCTAAGGCCGGCCCAGTCaagatctttctctctctcttgcatCGATCGACCCTGCGCGCGTACACGCCGACGAGCCAAGAAGGCGCATGCACAGTATCAGCCTCCCCCCACCTTCTGCTTACCCCATCCCCcgtccttctcttcctccaatAGCGCGTGATCCTCGCTTAGCAAACGTGTCGAGAgcgggagattttttttcttccgcctCCCGatgtaaataaacaacaaaaactacgATAAGTTATTCacaaaatgtttcacaagacTTATTCCTCGTGGCGCTTGATATCTTACCTGCTCGGACTCGTCGACGCgcgtacacgcgcacacacaacaaACGTTGGGTAGTGGGCTGTGACGTCACACATTGGCGCCACAGCTCCTCGGTAGCCAATGAGCATGCTTCTTCTTCATCGCCCAAACTCAACTGAAGTCGTCAATATGTTACACTCGAACGCTTTTTATACAACTGAAAATAATAATGGTGACGTACTAAACAGAGACACGGTGCGGTACAAAATAAGCCGTAATCAATAATAAGCAACTTTTCACACGATTGAAATGAGGCGAAGGTGGCTTGTCATTGGTCAGTCATTTGTTTGGGACAAAATGGCGGCTACTGTAAACAGTACTGTGTGCAAGTGTCAAGATTCTAAGAAAATTCATTttatggcattaaaaaaagcacaactatggtgacacttggaaaaaaatcaagagtAAAGTAATTTTCTCAATTTTCAAAATCTATATTTGTGGCTTTGTTGTGCCAAAATGCATGGCAAAACATGACTCCAtatgtcatcatatttcataCATAAATTAACAGCAGTCTACACCAAGCCCTCTGAGTCATTACAGAAGTCAATTCACTGAATGCTTtcttattactgtatatttttaaaaatatcttcCTACTAGCTACTGCATAGCTACTGGGGGCATTACAGGACACGCACAGACATGGACGATGGCGGGGAAGGTGtttccaagtgcccacttcacagcgTAGATCTTTGATCTCCctggccaactttacatcatctgcCCGTGGAGGTCTGCTTGCTGCCTTTGACGTCCCTGAATCGAGCAAATCAGTTTCTTCTTCTGCCATGTCAAGGACTGTCACTGCGCCTCCCATCCTCTGCATTTagagggaatgagaggagccgcttGGTCTCTGAGCGAAGcaagtcggctgtgttcacacacacacaatggcgcAAACCACCAAGCTGAGTGTGTCTGCAAAAATACCAACACTCGGTCCAAACCACTCCCTCGCACAGTTAGCAGGAACACTATGTAAACTTTGTTTCAGGCACCTTTAATCTGAATGTAATTAAAGATGAAATGTGAAAAGAGTCATTGTTATTCACTGTTCACAATTTAGGTTAGGGTGGATCTTGACAAC contains the following coding sequences:
- the magl gene encoding MAX gene-associated protein isoform X6, giving the protein MPATHPQPVSMQDQHVEEGPMANIPVSGPATAVLSSTPHSPTTAISVASTNKSVTALHSPAEASPAKPTVALPTVSGMSPAGSHIASASDSPAFSASITKSAVVDFGRPNPDDEQPNMLMCKGVSVTLENDRVWKQFHSCGTEMILTKQGRRMFPYCRYRLAGLDPERHYSLMLSIVPSDKYKYRWNSPKWEVVGPAEIQAQVAARAFPHHHSPCRGSDLMDSMLSFYKLKVTNNPKDMEGHIILTSMHRYIPQLHIIPLSNDITTPPVVGPESLTFTFPQTEFMAVTTYQNVLVTQLKINHNPFAKGFREDRFGPNLSDVPVEKLQLKMEPPEEQPECKPVDLSLLSADSAYLPTEQESNLVLKPITFSPTINHDSVTQCVQGRQAAGDLRIVLKRSLTKGENTDDDKSPSKRLHIETPQKSSVSSAPSLQRTLYRRHNNRNGHWSRLEGGWNPATLACGRPSASSTTEPELDEVEGLTFVSFATREALESHIRAEPSNKSLPVSPDSSLMTPTQQMKTEEATPETTEEKIGRLEAILLQDLKVAKHRQVIHPVLEEVGLKLSSLDPSMPVDLLYLGVRLPLPPFNHDSSQKNLSAFCSNMLDEYLESEAQQISERAAAFSTGPEAPVAYQLPAKSASYVKTLDSVLKHRKTPAGINNKPCPLSFKPLLYAALTSPPPYLTRTPTNTMLRASNPQRSTEASRLMTAITSTAPPIVQQKLLEMEDDVISQGCTRTCLTPTRVSASLAAMLTKETLHQQAEKSPPHPLRKMTRPECRQEFCRLGCVCFSLSYPVVGPLHCRQPACMFGCACSKRTTQDTWQQDEVNSAGTSLEHKPCSTSQSNKLWNRNIFDADPDPLYQPKSQCAPPVNPLKPYMALPRQQIQEEDKDPVYKYLESFLTCARVRPFKSKPPSQNTIDYIPTLATNSKKRSRAPCEPKKQENTVLKEKLIKKQIEIQSVCRWEEDREMILQILCTRLNQDKLCEPFNIGPYLIHPVTKIFIQKPSESNLTYRVRVSRPANVRVEAEEQNSNEDAPDPMEKKTKQLVWQSEVKPFLSGVLPAGLMVARTKPVSGQTSELIQVNGKPYNYVNLLLGSMGSLHPANRLAAYATGRLQRRSDLTRKVDHSPITAVRKVGAKLDNQNLNAKPDIQNLKATGRLMPIAMPAKDSTDVQTHPLFPLLKQPCVKKDPESPTGRQLGPLAAINPFQRSGRSTVSLTVSPSLKTPSFLSQSGTYSFRICPPCNPSKKDNNCPSVTLPGGFTLIRLPKSDRPNEPTNIVAQQGTTNEDVPVATKGTQGMKDEQPICSSEDCESSLSDDSADHDSDVDSTVDIETIEESKQEVAIARLKEAARSESTVLCTGKLENPSTRRRRDHSVTEKQRRLEQRALFDELQNVLGQPGGSKLHLLSMALKEIHMLRAISDGLLERKKKLAQIQAIYLKKLSCLTGKPEELIKGNLDLIFSSLKDKGGSKAEPFFMRLYQSKKEHAKDATSPPPPVPTTQLLPSPPPKPPPELLPLTPPPLSEVPECQSETPSLPPPTPQKIVPPAPNLNDASAPAVSAPPPKEVLTQPAQQFAIPLVRSKTGRLILPSSMRPAGQGIYTFMLMNPNQDADVTTQSSSTDSTIPLDLASPPYAAKPINQDSPEQKAISTNGLQSVPTAAPGKQVPQQSNLSASAARRPRGRPRKGESILKRKEKPDKDETFIPNNCKDQPIKRRRGRPRKSEPSASPEYNVGGGASRPRTRGSLGKDFPSAKRQSWIDIEMELDPDSDSE
- the magl gene encoding MAX gene-associated protein isoform X2, with translation MPATHPQPVSMQDQHVEEGPMANIPVSGPATAVLSSTPHSPTTAISVASTNKSVTALHSPAEASPAKPTVALPTVSGMSPAGSHIASASDSPAFSASITKSAVVDFGRPNPDDEQPNMLMCKGVSVTLENDRVWKQFHSCGTEMILTKQGRRMFPYCRYRLAGLDPERHYSLMLSIVPSDKYKYRWNSPKWEVVGPAEIQAQVAARAFPHHHSPCRGSDLMDSMLSFYKLKVTNNPKDMEGHIILTSMHRYIPQLHIIPLSNDITTPPVVGPESLTFTFPQTEFMAVTTYQNVLVTQLKINHNPFAKGFREDRFGPNLSDVPVEKLQLKMEPPEEQPECKPVDLSLLSADSAYLPTEQESNLVLKPITFSPTINHDSVTQCVQGRQAAGDLRIVLKRSLTKGENTDDDKSPSKRLHIETPQKSSVSSAPSLQRTLYRRHNNRNGHWSRLEGGWNPATLACGRPSASSTTEPELDEVEGLTFVSFATREALESHIRAEPSNKSLPVSPDSSLMTPTQQMKTEATPETTEEKIGRLEAILLQDLKVAKHRQVIHPVLEEVGLKLSSLDPSMPVDLLYLGVRLPLPPFNHDSEGLTFISRTGKTSDVTKIKGWKNKFVQSKQPSDGSQKNLSAFCSNMLDEYLESEAQQISERAAAFSTGPEAPVAYQLPAKSASYVKTLDSVLKHRKTPAGINNKPCPLSFKPLLYAALTSPPPYLTRTPTNTMLRASNPQRSTEASRLMTAITSTAPPIVQQKLLEMEDDVISQGCTRTCLTPTRVSASLAAMLTKETLHQQAEKSPPHPLRKMTRPECRQEFCRLGCVCFSLSYPVVGPLHCRQPACMFGCACSKRTTQDTWQQDEVNSAGTSLEHKPCSTSQSNKLWNRNIFDADPDPLYQPKSQCAPPVNPLKPYMALPRQQIQEEDKDPVYKYLESFLTCARVRPFKSKPPSQNTIDYIPTLATNSKKRSRAPCEPKKQENTVLKEKLIKKQIEIQSVCRWEEDREMILQILCTRLNQDKLCEPFNIGPYLIHPVTKIFIQKPSESNLTYRVRVSRPANVRVEAEEQNSNEDAPDPMEKKTKQLVWQSEVKPFLSGVLPAGLMVARTKPVSGQTSELIQVNGKPYNYVNLLLGSMGSLHPANRLAAYATGRLQRRSDLTRKVDHSPITAVRKVGAKLDNQNLNAKPDIQNLKATGRLMPIAMPAKDSTDVQTHPLFPLLKQPCVKKDPESPTGRQLGPLAAINPFQRSGRSTVSLTVSPSLKTPSFLSQSGTYSFRICPPCNPSKKDNNCPSVTLPGGFTLIRLPKSDRPNEPTNIVAQQGTTNEDVPVATKGTQGMKDEQPICSSEDCESSLSDDSADHDSDVDSTVDIETIEESKQEVAIARLKEAARSESTVLCTGKLENPSTRRRRDHSVTEKQRRLEQRALFDELQNVLGQPGGSKLHLLSMALKEIHMLRAISDGLLERKKKLAQIQAIYLKKLSCLTGKPEELIKGNLDLIFSSLKDKGGSKAEPFFMRLYQSKKEHAKDATSPPPPVPTTQLLPSPPPKPPPELLPLTPPPLSEVPECQSETPSLPPPTPQKIVPPAPNLNDASAPAVSAPPPKEVLTQPAQQFAIPLVRSKTGRLILPSSMRPAGQGIYTFMLMNPNQDADVTTQSSSTDSTIPLDLASPPYAAKPINQDSPEQKAISTNGLQSVPTAAPGKQVPQQSNLSASAARRPRGRPRKGESILKRKEKPDKDETFIPNNCKDQPIKRRRGRPRKSEPSASPEYNVGGGASRPRTRGSLGKDFPSAKRQSWIDIEMELDPDSDSE
- the magl gene encoding MAX gene-associated protein isoform X5, whose product is MPATHPQPVSMQDQHVEEGPMANIPVSGPATAVLSSTPHSPTTAISVASTNKSVTALHSPAEASPAKPTVALPTVSGMSPAGSHIASASDSPAFSASITKSAVVDFGRPNPDDEQPNMLMCKGVSVTLENDRVWKQFHSCGTEMILTKQGRRMFPYCRYRLAGLDPERHYSLMLSIVPSDKYKYRWNSPKWEVVGPAEIQAQVAARAFPHHHSPCRGSDLMDSMLSFYKLKVTNNPKDMEGHIILTSMHRYIPQLHIIPLSNDITTPPVVGPESLTFTFPQTEFMAVTTYQNVLVTQLKINHNPFAKGFREDRFGPNLSDVPVEKLQLKMEPPEEQPECKPVDLSLLSADSAYLPTEQESNLVLKPITFSPTINHDSVTQCVQGRQAAGDLRIVLKRSLTKGENTDDDKSPSKRLHIETPQKSSVSSAPSLQRTLYRRHNNRNGHWSRLEGGWNPATLACGRPSASSTTEPELDEVEGLTFVSFATREALESHIRAEPSNKSLPVSPDSSLMTPTQQMKTEEATPETTEEKIGRLEAILLQDLKVAKHRQVIHPVLEEVGLKLSSLDPSMPVDLLYLGVRLPLPPFNHDRKTSDVTKIKGWKNKFVQSKQPSDGSQKNLSAFCSNMLDEYLESEAQQISERAAAFSTGPEAPVAYQLPAKSASYVKTLDSVLKHRKTPAGINNKPCPLSFKPLLYAALTSPPPYLTRTPTNTMLRASNPQRSTEASRLMTAITSTAPPIVQQKLLEMEDDVISQGCTRTCLTPTRVSASLAAMLTKETLHQQAEKSPPHPLRKMTRPECRQEFCRLGCVCFSLSYPVVGPLHCRQPACMFGCACSKRTTQDTWQQDEVNSAGTSLEHKPCSTSQSNKLWNRNIFDADPDPLYQPKSQCAPPVNPLKPYMALPRQQIQEEDKDPVYKYLESFLTCARVRPFKSKPPSQNTIDYIPTLATNSKKRSRAPCEPKKQENTVLKEKLIKKQIEIQSVCRWEEDREMILQILCTRLNQDKLCEPFNIGPYLIHPVTKIFIQKPSESNLTYRVRVSRPANVRVEAEEQNSNEDAPDPMEKKTKQLVWQSEVKPFLSGVLPAGLMVARTKPVSGQTSELIQVNGKPYNYVNLLLGSMGSLHPANRLAAYATGRLQRRSDLTRKVDHSPITAVRKVGAKLDNQNLNAKPDIQNLKATGRLMPIAMPAKDSTDVQTHPLFPLLKQPCVKKDPESPTGRQLGPLAAINPFQRSGRSTVSLTVSPSLKTPSFLSQSGTYSFRICPPCNPSKKDNNCPSVTLPGGFTLIRLPKSDRPNEPTNIVAQQGTTNEDVPVATKGTQGMKDEQPICSSEDCESSLSDDSADHDSDVDSTVDIETIEESKQEVAIARLKEAARSESTVLCTGKLENPSTRRRRDHSVTEKQRRLEQRALFDELQNVLGQPGGSKLHLLSMALKEIHMLRAISDGLLERKKKLAQIQAIYLKKLSCLTGKPEELIKGNLDLIFSSLKDKGGSKAEPFFMRLYQSKKEHAKDATSPPPPVPTTQLLPSPPPKPPPELLPLTPPPLSEVPECQSETPSLPPPTPQKIVPPAPNLNDASAPAVSAPPPKEVLTQPAQQFAIPLVRSKTGRLILPSSMRPAGQGIYTFMLMNPNQDADVTTQSSSTDSTIPLDLASPPYAAKPINQDSPEQKAISTNGLQSVPTAAPGKQVPQQSNLSASAARRPRGRPRKGESILKRKEKPDKDETFIPNNCKDQPIKRRRGRPRKSEPSASPEYNVGGGASRPRTRGSLGKDFPSAKRQSWIDIEMELDPDSDSE